GCGCCCGCGCGAGGAAATCAAAGCAGCCGAGGAAGTCGCCAGACGCAACCCTTGCCCGGACTTCGCCGCCTTCCGGCCGCTCTTCGAATCCGTGCAAAGCCAACTGGCAAACGGCGAGCGTCATACCCTCAAATACCAGGACAACGCCGAGGTAAAAAAAGGCGACCTGTTCATCCTCGACGGACAAAAACTGCTCGTGGCCGAAATGGGTGAGACTTTCGTCAGCGATTACGGACGCCCCGACCGGCGGCTGCGCGTGGTTTATGACAACGGGACCGAGAGCGATCTCCTGCTGCGCTCACTGCAACGCGCTTTGAACAAGGACAAAGCCAGCCGCCGCATCAGCGAACCCGATCTGGGGCCTTTGTTTTCGGCCGAGGAGGAAAGCGAGGATTTCCCCAGCGGTCACATTTACGTGCTTCGCAGCAAGTCCGGGCATCCGTTCGTCGCGCAAAATCGCAACGTGCTCCACAAAATCGGCGTGACGGGCGGCGACGTGAAACGGCGCATCGCCCATGCCGCCAAAGACCCCACTTATCTGCTGTCCGAGGTTGAGATCGTCGCCACTTTCAAACTCTCCAACATCAACCGCCAACGCCTCGAAGCCCTGCTGCAC
This DNA window, taken from Chthoniobacterales bacterium, encodes the following:
- a CDS encoding GIY-YIG nuclease family protein; its protein translation is MAKDITNEDIELLDELGVETKTEAAGGRSDRELRIIAGFEEVERFLETHGRKPEHGEHRDIFERIYAERLDRIRASGECREVLRDRDKHGLLADASAVATARVREEPDDRALLDELGAASPAPDDITRLVHVRPREEIKAAEEVARRNPCPDFAAFRPLFESVQSQLANGERHTLKYQDNAEVKKGDLFILDGQKLLVAEMGETFVSDYGRPDRRLRVVYDNGTESDLLLRSLQRALNKDKASRRISEPDLGPLFSAEEESEDFPSGHIYVLRSKSGHPFVAQNRNVLHKIGVTGGDVKRRIAHAAKDPTYLLSEVEIVATFKLSNINRQRLEALLHKFFAPGRLGLELKDRFGFAVEPKEWFLVPLPVIEEAIQKLVDGTIENYRYDQKTARLQPI